One window from the genome of Luteithermobacter gelatinilyticus encodes:
- a CDS encoding phage major tail protein, TP901-1 family: MTAEKGRAFLLKIGDGGNPETFEVIGGMRSTSFRINNEIVDVTHKESGGWRDLLSGAGIRHVALGGSGVFTNSASELLMQSKALEASVANYQVTFESGASFSGAFQVTALDYTGDYNGERSYNISLESSGPVTFTAV; the protein is encoded by the coding sequence ATGACAGCGGAAAAAGGTCGGGCCTTTTTGCTCAAAATTGGCGATGGGGGCAACCCCGAAACTTTCGAAGTGATCGGCGGCATGCGTTCCACCAGCTTTCGCATCAATAATGAGATTGTCGATGTGACCCATAAGGAGTCCGGCGGCTGGCGGGACCTTTTGAGCGGTGCCGGCATCCGGCATGTGGCATTGGGCGGCAGCGGGGTCTTTACTAATTCGGCCAGTGAGCTGCTGATGCAGAGCAAAGCCCTTGAGGCCAGCGTGGCCAATTATCAGGTCACCTTTGAAAGCGGCGCCAGCTTTTCCGGGGCTTTTCAGGTCACGGCGCTGGACTATACCGGAGATTATAATGGCGAGCGTAGTTACAACATCAGCCTGGAGAGCTCCGGTCCGGTTACTTTTACCGCCGTATAA
- a CDS encoding GTA-gp10 family protein, with product MRNNYITLSLAGRDYRLKPSFQAIMDMEERLGGVIALAIKASEGDIGLKDLTVVVWATMEERLPFAEVGELLLEAGLSHVTPAVRDLLSLCLSGGKEMAPAPGKPDRGQGV from the coding sequence ATGAGGAATAATTATATCACCCTGTCTTTGGCAGGGCGTGACTATCGTCTGAAACCCAGTTTTCAGGCGATTATGGATATGGAAGAACGCCTCGGGGGTGTGATTGCCCTGGCGATCAAGGCATCGGAAGGGGATATCGGTCTGAAGGATCTGACGGTTGTCGTCTGGGCCACCATGGAAGAGCGCCTGCCGTTTGCGGAAGTAGGCGAACTGCTGCTGGAAGCGGGACTGAGCCATGTCACGCCGGCGGTGCGGGATCTTCTGTCGCTGTGCCTGAGCGGAGGAAAGGAGATGGCCCCGGCCCCGGGAAAGCCGGATCGCGGGCAGGGGGTATGA
- a CDS encoding phage tail assembly chaperone, which yields MSCYPWRYYLLVGFGLLGWDAQAFWSATPQDMRLAYEAYLACRGGAAASATPLTRQELRQLMEKQHKARNDDRNS from the coding sequence ATGAGCTGTTATCCATGGCGGTATTATCTGCTGGTGGGCTTTGGTCTGCTCGGCTGGGATGCGCAGGCGTTCTGGTCTGCCACGCCTCAGGATATGCGGCTTGCCTATGAGGCGTATCTGGCCTGCCGGGGCGGGGCCGCGGCTTCCGCTACGCCGCTGACGCGGCAGGAACTGCGGCAGTTGATGGAAAAGCAGCACAAGGCCCGCAATGATGACAGAAACAGTTGA
- a CDS encoding phage tail tape measure C-terminal domain-containing protein, which translates to MTETLLDSLVVKIRADNSAFKTDLASLKQEITGLDELAQSAIGGMTRALTNFVRTGELNFDSLKRTALAAIQDILDTLLRSGLESILGGANGSLGGIVLSSFLFGREGGGAVAPNRPYLVGEKGPEIFLPHSPGRIVSDAGPMPQNGVRRVTNITINLTQQGAGESQTRKSAAQIAVAVRRAMEKAERNL; encoded by the coding sequence ATGACAGAAACCCTTCTTGACTCCTTGGTCGTGAAGATCAGGGCGGACAACAGTGCGTTCAAAACCGATCTGGCGTCCCTCAAACAGGAAATTACCGGGCTTGATGAGCTGGCGCAGTCCGCGATCGGCGGCATGACGCGGGCTTTGACAAATTTTGTACGGACCGGCGAGTTGAATTTTGACAGTCTGAAAAGGACGGCGCTGGCGGCGATTCAGGATATTCTGGACACGTTGCTGCGGTCCGGTCTTGAGAGCATTCTGGGCGGGGCTAACGGTTCGCTGGGCGGCATTGTGCTGTCGTCTTTTCTGTTTGGCCGGGAAGGCGGGGGCGCGGTGGCCCCAAACCGGCCTTATTTGGTGGGAGAAAAAGGGCCGGAAATTTTCCTACCCCACAGCCCGGGGCGTATCGTGTCCGATGCCGGCCCCATGCCGCAAAACGGCGTACGCCGGGTGACCAATATCACCATCAATCTCACCCAGCAGGGCGCGGGCGAGAGCCAGACCCGTAAAAGCGCCGCCCAGATTGCCGTAGCGGTGCGCCGAGCGATGGAAAAAGCGGAAAGAAATCTCTGA
- a CDS encoding DUF2460 domain-containing protein: MFWLASPQDQEEITYIRRFTPRYWSVNFPRPMMGSVVTTGPDSLKVNVLFYRKEDLCGLIWDSEDREDHPLLAHETKRDYSNTILSFRWQSTGLVSLEALHGATLTIEGRDATGSARVWYVRLANYATGTGEDAEIILDFDNLDGGFTLPAEADPVWPGDIDRLFISLVPSEYNGVDTGPLAIPESAEVSLSDIRVSGGTSTLKLGDGYVRPHDVRLANGYDDAYHLTPERVIWSMLHLGYRDIITHYVGMSHYFSLAWDGSAYRVDPARDRLNAPARIWHQDFLARAQYFGFEVILSLSYELLAEYAPDDWQQLAHDGSPARTGWAPPSTLLPPTHTAAMTYLKEVFLELADLQVAAGMAVKLQIGEPWWWISLGPASSVPHFYDPATTALYTAETGLSVPARHQLATESYTADQEAYLVWLGEKLAASTLMIRDAVKAVHATADVGLLFYTPQVLLNEAPMAALANFPAGSWQWPAFDFFQIEDYDHVIDAAWKDHERGLAMVMSSLAYPMERLHYFSGFNLTAGNPEIWRNMDRAIRDGRSRSFEQVFVWAWPQVVRDGFVYNQEQDQDMSGFHEVQFPTDIGYGASGGPVFSTQVVEMASGHEQRIQEWAEPRLVFEVGTALRSEDDLAELLAFFRARAGRAYGFRFKDWSDYKSCPPGTDVRAQDQVIGVGDGLETDFYLIKTYQSGAENQVRRIHKPVVGTVRVALDGAEQLTGWTVEETTGLVRFDVPPATGVTITTGFEFDVPVRFAEDSLALTLETFRAGQVPQISLIEVRLA, from the coding sequence ATGTTCTGGCTGGCTTCCCCGCAGGATCAGGAAGAGATCACCTATATCCGCCGGTTTACGCCGCGCTACTGGAGTGTGAATTTTCCTCGTCCCATGATGGGCTCGGTGGTGACCACCGGACCGGATTCATTGAAAGTGAATGTCCTGTTTTATCGGAAAGAGGATTTGTGCGGCCTGATCTGGGACAGCGAAGACCGTGAGGATCATCCCCTTCTGGCTCATGAGACAAAACGGGATTATTCGAATACGATACTTTCCTTTCGCTGGCAAAGCACGGGGCTTGTGTCTCTGGAGGCGCTGCATGGCGCCACCTTGACCATTGAGGGGCGGGATGCCACAGGGAGTGCGCGAGTGTGGTATGTGCGTCTTGCCAATTATGCCACCGGTACGGGCGAAGACGCCGAAATTATACTGGATTTTGACAATCTCGATGGCGGGTTCACGCTTCCGGCAGAGGCCGACCCCGTTTGGCCCGGCGATATTGATCGACTGTTCATCAGCCTGGTGCCGTCGGAATATAACGGCGTGGATACCGGTCCATTGGCCATCCCGGAATCCGCAGAGGTAAGTCTGTCGGATATTCGCGTTTCGGGCGGCACATCTACCCTGAAACTGGGGGACGGATATGTTCGGCCTCATGATGTGCGCCTCGCCAATGGCTATGACGATGCCTATCATCTTACGCCGGAACGGGTGATCTGGTCCATGTTGCACTTGGGGTATCGCGATATCATCACCCATTATGTGGGGATGAGCCATTATTTCAGCCTTGCTTGGGACGGTAGTGCCTATCGTGTGGACCCGGCACGGGATCGGCTCAATGCCCCCGCCCGGATCTGGCATCAGGATTTTCTGGCCCGGGCGCAATATTTCGGTTTCGAGGTCATCCTGTCCCTGTCTTACGAACTTCTGGCAGAATACGCGCCCGACGACTGGCAGCAATTGGCTCATGACGGCAGCCCGGCGCGGACCGGCTGGGCCCCGCCATCGACCCTGTTGCCGCCGACTCATACGGCAGCCATGACCTACCTTAAGGAGGTGTTTCTGGAACTGGCCGATCTACAGGTGGCGGCCGGGATGGCGGTGAAGCTTCAGATTGGGGAACCCTGGTGGTGGATCAGTCTGGGCCCGGCGTCGTCCGTGCCGCATTTTTACGATCCCGCCACCACGGCGCTGTATACGGCGGAAACCGGCCTTTCCGTGCCGGCCCGGCATCAACTGGCCACGGAAAGCTATACGGCGGATCAGGAGGCGTATCTGGTGTGGCTTGGCGAAAAACTGGCGGCGTCCACCCTGATGATCCGGGATGCGGTGAAGGCCGTTCATGCCACGGCGGACGTGGGACTGCTGTTTTATACGCCGCAGGTGCTGCTGAATGAAGCCCCGATGGCGGCGCTGGCGAATTTTCCGGCAGGGAGCTGGCAATGGCCGGCCTTTGATTTCTTTCAGATCGAGGATTACGACCATGTGATCGACGCGGCCTGGAAGGATCATGAGAGGGGGTTGGCGATGGTGATGTCCTCTCTCGCTTATCCAATGGAAAGGCTGCATTATTTTTCGGGATTTAATCTGACAGCAGGGAATCCGGAAATCTGGCGCAACATGGACCGGGCGATCCGGGACGGCCGTTCCCGATCCTTTGAACAGGTCTTTGTCTGGGCCTGGCCGCAGGTGGTGCGGGATGGTTTTGTGTATAATCAGGAACAGGATCAGGACATGAGCGGTTTTCACGAAGTACAGTTTCCCACGGATATCGGCTACGGAGCCAGTGGCGGTCCGGTGTTTTCCACTCAGGTGGTGGAAATGGCTTCCGGCCATGAACAACGCATCCAGGAATGGGCGGAACCGCGTCTGGTGTTTGAAGTGGGCACGGCTTTGCGCTCCGAAGATGATCTGGCCGAGCTTCTGGCGTTTTTCCGGGCTCGGGCAGGTCGAGCCTATGGTTTTCGCTTCAAGGACTGGTCCGATTACAAAAGTTGCCCGCCTGGCACTGACGTGCGGGCACAGGATCAGGTGATCGGTGTGGGCGACGGTCTGGAAACGGATTTTTACCTGATCAAGACGTATCAGAGCGGGGCGGAAAACCAGGTCCGCAGAATCCACAAACCGGTGGTGGGAACGGTGCGGGTGGCATTGGACGGCGCAGAACAGCTGACGGGCTGGACGGTGGAAGAGACCACCGGGCTGGTCCGCTTCGATGTGCCGCCCGCGACGGGAGTAACCATAACAACGGGATTTGAGTTTGATGTGCCGGTTCGTTTTGCCGAAGACAGTCTGGCGCTGACCCTGGAAACGTTTCGCGCCGGACAGGTGCCGCAAATTTCCCTGATTGAGGTAAGGCTGGCCTAG
- a CDS encoding DUF2163 domain-containing protein: MKTLSQDLKAHLQQDLLTLCWCWRLVRRDGISLGFTTHDRPVIHDHFTYQPVDGFLPSAVSSSHGLNVDNLEVSAVVSSGAIRREDILAGRYDHARVEVFQLNWAAPEQGRIRHRSGWVGEVSVEDHHFIAEIRGLTQKLQQKIGEICSPECRAELGGPRCHVDLARFTRTGQASAVTDRQTFSEAAAPEADGWFTYGLLRWITGANAGLVREVKSYAGGSYQLYDPLPDDIRTGDVFKVQAGCDKRAATCRNKFNNFVNFRGEPRLPGHDSLYYYPGLK; encoded by the coding sequence ATGAAAACCCTTTCCCAGGATCTGAAGGCTCACTTGCAGCAGGATTTGCTGACCTTGTGCTGGTGCTGGCGTCTGGTACGCCGTGACGGAATTAGCCTGGGGTTTACCACTCATGACCGCCCCGTGATCCATGATCATTTCACCTATCAGCCCGTGGATGGTTTTCTGCCCAGCGCGGTTAGCAGCAGTCATGGCCTGAATGTGGATAATCTGGAGGTCTCTGCCGTTGTCTCCTCCGGGGCCATCCGCCGGGAGGATATTCTTGCCGGGCGATATGATCATGCCCGGGTGGAGGTTTTTCAGCTTAACTGGGCAGCACCCGAACAGGGGCGGATCCGGCACCGCTCCGGCTGGGTGGGGGAAGTCAGCGTGGAAGATCATCATTTTATAGCGGAAATTCGCGGCTTAACCCAGAAGTTGCAGCAAAAGATCGGGGAAATCTGTTCCCCGGAATGCCGGGCGGAACTGGGTGGGCCGCGCTGTCATGTGGATTTGGCCCGCTTTACGCGCACCGGACAAGCCAGCGCCGTCACCGACCGCCAGACCTTCAGTGAGGCCGCCGCTCCGGAAGCCGATGGCTGGTTTACCTATGGCCTGCTGCGCTGGATCACGGGGGCGAATGCCGGGCTGGTGCGGGAGGTGAAGTCCTATGCCGGTGGCAGTTATCAGCTATATGACCCCCTGCCGGATGATATTCGCACCGGCGATGTCTTCAAGGTTCAGGCCGGCTGCGACAAAAGAGCCGCAACCTGCCGGAACAAGTTCAATAATTTTGTGAATTTCCGAGGCGAACCTCGCCTCCCGGGCCATGACAGCCTGTATTATTACCCGGGCCTGAAATGA
- a CDS encoding NlpC/P60 family protein, with the protein MTDVLSGPSDRSCLAEAFYRKNAILAARFCLGTPFRHQGRIPGQKPGAGLDCVGLILYVGRRIGCALDDHRDYRRFPRPGELEQAAQRAGLIERAVTAALPGDVVLLALDNSLDNSLRHAGLLSEQGLIHACGRRGRVVEHRLDQDWRDRLRRVYAFPQYYTFPQYIPHYKE; encoded by the coding sequence ATGACTGATGTGTTATCCGGGCCTTCTGACCGTTCCTGTCTGGCAGAGGCCTTCTATAGAAAAAACGCTATTCTAGCGGCAAGATTCTGTCTGGGAACCCCTTTTCGTCACCAGGGGCGGATTCCTGGTCAAAAACCCGGGGCCGGCCTGGATTGCGTGGGATTGATTTTGTATGTGGGGCGGCGGATTGGTTGTGCCCTGGATGATCACCGTGACTATCGCCGTTTTCCCCGGCCCGGCGAGCTGGAACAGGCGGCGCAACGGGCGGGGCTGATCGAACGGGCGGTTACGGCCGCCCTGCCGGGAGATGTGGTGCTGCTGGCACTTGACAACTCTTTGGACAACTCTTTGCGGCATGCGGGCCTGTTGTCCGAACAGGGACTGATTCATGCCTGCGGCCGGCGGGGAAGGGTGGTGGAACACCGGCTGGATCAGGACTGGAGGGACAGACTCCGCCGAGTTTACGCGTTTCCTCAATATTACACTTTCCCGCAATATATCCCACATTATAAGGAGTGA
- a CDS encoding phage tail protein: MATLVLTTVGTALAGPVGGLVGALAGRSLDAAIFGTHAQRTVEGGRLTDLAVQSSAYGQSLPWVYGTTRLSGNVIWSTGLKETRHEEAETVGGKGSKQTVTSVTYTYSASFAIAISGRPIYDVGRIWADGKLLRDAAGRLAVSGQMRIYTGSEHQMPDPLIEASDGMSNVSAHRGLAYVVFEDLELAEYANRIPNLTFEVIADQGGDIDLGDIVADLCWRSALASVDTQGLKARLPGFVVAGQDSARTVLEQLAGVYGFDVVERDGVLVFRDLERPSDMTIAATRLARGAPGEGGGIYRRRRLQEMDLPREVTLSYYDVARDYQGGVQRARRQTVLSDRVVRYSLPAILSAATAKTLTEDLLDRGWRYRDRSVFALPPAYAELAPGDVVTVSDGALSQKILLEEIEDNGARLECRGVMVSGAASVHTVQADSGVVPPQQVVPLADSRMILMDMPIITGEDITSPLLFCAGNARTPGRWPGMTVLTSRDQAQSFSRLAASATPAVTGRVENVLSPGPATYWDEASELLVRLDHVTDGLESLTPEAVLNGGNIAWVGGEVVQFRTAEQVEADLYRLTGLLRARRGTEDYLSIHVAGEVFVLLQAATVIALPLYLADRGRGLTFRAVTFGQVADGVPVETLTPGLRSLMPFAPVHAQGYRDGSGNLTVRWIRRGRIGGEWQDGADVPLGETYEKYEVDILRNGGVQRTLAAGTTEITYPAALQQADFGDLPASVQMRIYQLSDTVGRGLPLPVTL; encoded by the coding sequence ATGGCGACACTGGTTCTGACAACGGTGGGGACGGCGCTGGCCGGGCCGGTTGGTGGTCTTGTCGGGGCGCTGGCTGGGCGATCTCTGGATGCTGCGATTTTTGGCACACATGCCCAGAGGACGGTGGAAGGGGGACGGCTCACGGATCTGGCGGTGCAGAGTTCCGCCTATGGCCAGAGCCTGCCATGGGTGTATGGCACGACCCGTCTGTCGGGGAATGTGATCTGGTCCACGGGACTGAAGGAAACCCGCCACGAGGAGGCAGAAACCGTCGGGGGAAAAGGCAGCAAGCAGACCGTCACCTCGGTCACCTATACCTACTCGGCATCCTTTGCCATAGCTATATCCGGGCGGCCCATATATGATGTGGGCCGCATCTGGGCGGACGGCAAATTGTTGCGGGATGCGGCCGGGCGGCTGGCCGTTTCAGGCCAAATGCGAATATATACCGGATCGGAACATCAGATGCCGGACCCATTGATTGAAGCGTCGGACGGTATGAGTAATGTTTCGGCCCATCGCGGGCTGGCCTATGTCGTGTTTGAAGATCTTGAACTTGCCGAATACGCCAACCGGATTCCCAATCTGACCTTTGAAGTGATTGCGGATCAAGGCGGGGATATTGACCTGGGGGATATCGTTGCGGATTTATGTTGGCGCAGCGCCCTTGCTTCCGTGGACACCCAGGGGCTGAAGGCCCGGCTTCCGGGATTTGTTGTGGCGGGACAGGACAGCGCGCGCACTGTTCTGGAGCAGTTGGCCGGGGTTTATGGGTTTGATGTGGTAGAACGCGATGGCGTTCTGGTGTTTCGGGATCTTGAGCGGCCGTCCGACATGACCATCGCCGCCACTCGACTGGCGCGCGGGGCACCGGGAGAGGGCGGGGGGATCTATCGTCGGCGCCGCTTGCAGGAAATGGACCTGCCGCGCGAAGTCACGCTGTCCTATTATGATGTGGCGCGGGATTATCAAGGCGGGGTGCAGCGCGCTCGTCGGCAAACTGTGCTCAGCGACCGGGTTGTCCGCTATAGTCTGCCCGCGATCCTGTCCGCCGCCACCGCCAAGACTCTGACGGAAGATCTTCTGGACAGGGGATGGCGTTATCGGGACCGCAGCGTGTTTGCGCTGCCGCCGGCTTATGCTGAACTGGCCCCGGGCGACGTCGTCACGGTCAGTGACGGTGCGCTCAGCCAGAAAATCCTGCTGGAAGAGATCGAGGACAACGGTGCCCGGCTGGAGTGCCGGGGGGTGATGGTCAGCGGTGCGGCGTCTGTACACACCGTACAGGCCGACAGTGGCGTCGTGCCACCACAGCAAGTTGTGCCACTGGCGGATAGCCGTATGATCCTGATGGACATGCCGATCATCACCGGTGAAGACATCACATCTCCCCTGTTGTTTTGCGCCGGAAATGCCCGCACGCCAGGCCGCTGGCCGGGCATGACGGTGCTGACTTCGCGGGATCAGGCGCAGTCCTTTTCCCGGCTCGCGGCCTCTGCCACGCCGGCGGTTACCGGCCGGGTGGAAAATGTGCTTTCTCCTGGCCCTGCGACCTATTGGGATGAGGCCAGCGAGCTTCTGGTGCGTCTCGATCACGTCACAGATGGTCTGGAAAGCCTCACCCCAGAGGCGGTGCTGAATGGCGGTAATATCGCTTGGGTTGGCGGGGAGGTGGTGCAGTTCAGAACGGCGGAGCAGGTGGAAGCAGACCTGTATCGTCTGACGGGATTGCTGCGGGCTCGGCGCGGCACAGAAGATTACCTGTCCATTCACGTGGCCGGAGAGGTGTTTGTCCTGCTTCAGGCTGCTACAGTTATCGCTCTGCCGCTCTATCTGGCGGATCGGGGGCGGGGGCTGACATTCAGGGCCGTCACCTTCGGACAAGTGGCCGATGGCGTTCCGGTTGAAACGCTGACCCCGGGCTTGCGCAGCCTGATGCCCTTTGCTCCCGTCCATGCGCAGGGGTACAGGGATGGGAGCGGCAATCTTACGGTGCGCTGGATCCGGCGGGGACGTATCGGCGGCGAATGGCAGGACGGTGCGGATGTGCCACTTGGCGAGACTTATGAAAAATATGAGGTCGATATTCTGCGAAACGGCGGTGTCCAGCGTACCCTGGCTGCCGGAACTACTGAAATAACCTATCCTGCGGCCCTGCAACAGGCTGATTTCGGCGATCTGCCCGCCAGTGTCCAAATGCGTATTTATCAACTCAGCGATACGGTGGGGCGCGGCCTGCCACTCCCTGTCACCCTGTAG
- a CDS encoding DUF2793 domain-containing protein has product MSEQTPRLSLPYIFSSQAQKEITHNEALNLLDVLVQPTILNRVTEDPTALAPQDGDRYIVGAAPVGDWAGHAGEIACYMAGWKFVMPKAGWMFFDEASTHWVFYDGGAWAPLFGQDGSYLKLYDKDGAERVFVGFSGMDHRIILRLHNDDGSAKFSIQDSTATEVFAVDSDGTVTVGGAQVLTSRQPAIADAAGGATVDAEARTALNALLAACRNHGLIAT; this is encoded by the coding sequence ATGTCGGAACAAACCCCCCGTCTTTCCCTGCCCTATATTTTCAGCAGCCAGGCCCAGAAGGAAATCACCCACAATGAGGCGCTTAATCTTCTGGATGTTCTGGTTCAACCCACAATCCTCAACCGGGTCACCGAAGACCCCACGGCACTTGCCCCTCAGGACGGCGATCGTTACATCGTTGGCGCCGCGCCGGTTGGTGACTGGGCCGGACATGCCGGCGAGATTGCCTGTTATATGGCGGGCTGGAAGTTTGTCATGCCAAAGGCGGGCTGGATGTTTTTTGACGAGGCCAGCACCCATTGGGTTTTCTATGACGGCGGGGCCTGGGCGCCGCTGTTCGGGCAGGATGGCAGTTATCTCAAACTGTATGATAAAGATGGCGCAGAACGGGTTTTTGTGGGGTTTTCGGGTATGGATCACCGAATCATATTGCGGCTTCACAATGATGACGGATCGGCGAAATTCTCCATTCAGGACAGCACTGCAACCGAGGTGTTTGCGGTGGATTCCGACGGCACTGTAACGGTAGGCGGGGCGCAGGTTCTGACCAGCCGACAGCCGGCGATCGCCGATGCGGCCGGCGGCGCGACCGTGGATGCTGAGGCCAGAACAGCCCTCAATGCCCTGCTTGCTGCGTGCCGGAATCATGGCCTAATTGCGACCTAA
- a CDS encoding OmpA family protein yields the protein MMKKNVTTAVCAAALMMALPLAADAEEGNWYAGIEGAYSLLGTQKGQGSDSGLDVRQDFKDGWAAGLKGGYDFGRVRVEGELGYHRHGLDQLTVLNSGGAGLASGDGSGTASLKTALLNMIYDFDATGRAFQPFIGAGLGIGDMDWSGLRAGGVDYIASSDTVFAYQAFAGVRTALSEAVDLMAKYRYMATSDAGFDAGGGGTFDADYDVHDFVVGLTYRFGGSRRSAASEMPQPVARYDEPEPVVVPETDPMPESEPEPVSAMEEVVPVPDPLPEPAAGPQVNMGPYVVYFGLDSTDLDFAARTTIEEAADAARQAGEVRVLVDGYADRSGAVSYNDNLARQRAQAVKTALEAEGVAAEQIMIDSHGERDNAVLTEDGVVEAQNRRVTILLK from the coding sequence ATGATGAAGAAAAACGTGACCACCGCCGTTTGTGCCGCGGCCCTCATGATGGCCCTGCCGCTGGCAGCTGATGCTGAGGAAGGCAACTGGTACGCGGGCATTGAAGGGGCGTACAGCCTGCTGGGCACTCAAAAGGGCCAGGGTAGTGATTCCGGCCTTGATGTTCGGCAGGATTTTAAAGACGGCTGGGCGGCCGGGCTCAAAGGCGGTTATGATTTTGGCCGGGTCCGGGTGGAAGGTGAACTGGGATATCATCGTCATGGACTGGACCAGCTCACCGTGCTGAACAGCGGCGGGGCGGGACTGGCTTCGGGCGACGGCTCGGGCACAGCAAGTCTGAAAACGGCTCTCCTGAACATGATATATGATTTTGATGCCACAGGCCGGGCGTTCCAGCCCTTTATCGGGGCCGGGCTTGGTATTGGTGACATGGACTGGTCCGGTCTGCGTGCCGGGGGCGTCGATTATATCGCCTCATCGGATACGGTTTTTGCCTATCAGGCTTTTGCGGGCGTGCGCACAGCGCTCAGTGAGGCGGTCGACCTGATGGCGAAATATCGTTATATGGCCACCTCTGATGCCGGTTTTGACGCCGGGGGCGGCGGTACATTCGACGCGGATTATGATGTGCATGATTTTGTTGTGGGGCTGACGTATCGTTTTGGCGGCAGCCGTCGTTCGGCGGCTTCAGAGATGCCGCAACCGGTGGCCCGTTATGACGAACCGGAACCGGTTGTTGTCCCGGAAACTGACCCCATGCCTGAATCTGAACCGGAACCGGTGTCAGCGATGGAAGAAGTTGTGCCGGTGCCAGATCCTCTGCCGGAACCCGCGGCCGGCCCGCAGGTCAATATGGGGCCCTATGTGGTGTATTTCGGGCTGGACAGCACTGATCTGGATTTTGCCGCCCGCACCACCATTGAAGAGGCCGCCGACGCAGCGCGTCAAGCCGGCGAGGTGAGGGTTCTGGTGGATGGGTATGCTGACCGGTCCGGTGCGGTGTCTTATAATGACAATTTGGCGCGGCAGCGGGCGCAGGCGGTGAAAACTGCACTGGAAGCCGAAGGCGTGGCCGCAGAGCAGATTATGATTGACAGTCACGGTGAGAGAGACAATGCGGTGCTTACGGAAGATGGCGTTGTAGAAGCCCAAAACCGCCGGGTGACTATCCTGCTGAAATAA
- the arfB gene encoding alternative ribosome rescue aminoacyl-tRNA hydrolase ArfB, producing MIVVTPQIQISEDEIEEHFIRSSGPGGQNVNKVETAVQLRFDARHSPALTPALFQRLKRLAGSRMTQDGILVITASTHRHQARNRDEARERLIDLIRRASVTPKRRRLTKPTRSSQAKRLEHKKNRGAIKKMRAKNGLYE from the coding sequence ATGATCGTTGTAACCCCCCAGATTCAGATTTCCGAGGACGAGATTGAGGAGCACTTTATTCGCTCTTCCGGTCCCGGCGGGCAGAATGTGAACAAGGTGGAAACGGCGGTGCAATTGCGCTTTGATGCGCGTCATTCGCCGGCGCTCACCCCCGCCCTGTTTCAGCGGCTCAAACGCCTGGCGGGCTCGCGCATGACTCAGGATGGTATTCTGGTCATTACGGCGTCCACCCACCGCCACCAGGCGCGCAACCGCGACGAGGCGCGGGAGCGCCTGATTGACCTGATCCGCCGGGCCAGTGTGACGCCGAAAAGGCGTCGCCTCACCAAACCTACCCGCAGCTCCCAGGCAAAGCGGCTGGAGCACAAAAAAAACCGCGGGGCGATAAAAAAAATGCGGGCCAAAAACGGCCTTTATGAGTAA